The Campylobacter armoricus sequence GTCCAAGTGATGGTAAAATTTTAGAGCTTGGAAGTGGTTTTCAAAATGACTTAAAAGAAAACTTAGCCTTTAGTATTAAAGGTTCAAGCTATAGCATAGAAGAGCTTTTAAAAAATTCAGCCAGCAAAGAAGAATTAGAAAATGGTATAGATTATGTAAATATTTATTTATCTCCAAAAGATTATCATCATTATCATGCACCTTGTAATATGCAAATTTTAAGTGCTACTTATATGAGCGGGGCTTTATTTAGTGTAAGTGAAGCAAAACTTGCTAAAATCATTAACCTTTATACAAAAAACGAAAGAGTTGTTTTAAAGTGTTTAATAGATGGAAAATTTACACTTTGGATGGTATTTGTGGGTGCATTAAATGTAGGTAAAATGCATTTTACATTTGATACTAGCATACAAACCAATGCTGCGAATTTTGATTTTACTCATACTTATGAAGATCTTTTTGTAAAAAAAGGTCAAAGACTTGGAAATTTTGAGCTAGGTTCGACTATAGTTTTAATCACTCAAAAAGGTTTTTTAAAATTTAGCAAAAATGCTTATGAACAAGTTGAATTTTCTAAGAAGATTGCGGACTTTGCTTAGTCTCATCTTCATTAGCAACTTTATATAAAAATGCAAAAATTTCAGCTACAGCTTTATACATATTAGGTGGGATTTCATCGCCTAAATCAAGCTTACTAAGTACTTCTACTAAGTCTTTATCTTCTTTTATGGGTATGCCATTTTCTTTAGCTAAAGAGATGATTTTGGTAGCGTTTTCACCTTTTGCATTGGCTAAAATTTTTGGAGCATTTTGCTCTTCTTTGTTATAACCTAAAGCTACTGCTTTTTTTATTTTTTTAGCCATTTTTAAGCCCTTGTATCAAAACCCATATTAAAATCATTATATTCTTCTTGATTGTGAAATTTACTTTTAACTATATCACTGATGAAAAAATTAGAGCTTAAAAGTCCTACTTTTACCAAAGCTTTTTTTAGCTCATGTGCTCTTTCGTATAGTTTTTTTCTAAAATTAACATTTTCAATCATCATATTTATATCAACATACTTATCATTACTTAGCGATAAAAATACATTTATTTTTCCTAGTTTTTCAAATTCAAGATTAATTTGTGCGTAGAATTTATCTTTTTTACCGCGTTTAAAAACTACATTGGATTTTTCCAAATCATTCCAAAAAAATGGTAAAAAAGTATGAATACTATTATTTGCTAGGGATAAAAGTTGATTAAATTCAAGTTGAACTATAAGACGATTTGCTTGATTTAGTATGTTTTCATTGTCTAAATTTTTAGCTAAATTAGAAATTTGCAAAAGGGTTGATTTTAGATCTTGTTGTAATTCTGAATTTATTTCACCTGTGTTTTTTTGAGTTATTTTTCCTATATCTTTTATAGAAATTTCTAATTTTTTTTCTATGTTTTTTATATCATCTAAAGAATTTTTTGCTTCGTAATTTTTAGGATCTAAGGCTTTAAGAATTTCATTTAATTTTCGTCCAATATTTCCTAATTCTTTGTTGAGATTATCAAGAAGTTCTTCTTGAAAATTTTGCATAAAATTGAGATTTTTACTTACATTTTGTTTGAAAATATCTTCTAATAATGTTTTATTGGATTGATTTTTGAAAATATCTTCTGGTTTTGAGACATTTTGTGAATTTTGGGTTTTATTATCATCTTTTTTTATTTCATCAGTAGATTTTATTGGATGTTTTTCATCTTTTTGTATTTCTTTTGAATTATTATTTTGGGTTGGATTGTTTTTTATATCTTCTTTCGAATTATTATTTTGTGGTGTTTTATTGTCTTTTGGAATTTCTTTATTTTTATCTTGATTTCTTTGAATTTCTTGTTTATCGTGTTCTTGTTGAGAATTTTCATATTTATTTAAGATAGGTTTTCCATTTTTTTCATTATCTTTTATGTTTTGATTTTGTATAAAATTATTTGTTTTATTTTGAATTGACTCTGAATTATTTTTATGATTTTTAATGTCTTTTAAAAATATAATTAGATTTTTTATATTTTGACTTAATTCTTTCAAAATATGTGTATTTTGTATTTTGATATTTTCAGGCTTTGCTAATTCTTTGTTGATGAGTGTAAGATTTTTACCAAGGTCTTTAATGAAATTATTTGCTAAATTTTGTAATTTTTCTTGAGTTATGGTGTTAGGATTTTTGTTTATATAATTTTTAAAATTTTCTATTTTATCAAAAAGCTTAAAAAGTGCTTTGTAGTTTGTATTTTCCAAAGATGCTTTGTTGTTTTTTTTATGGTTTTGTAAGATATGAATAAGTTCTTTTAAAGTGCTTGTGGTATCAAGGTTTTTTAAATCTAAGTTACTTATATCATGTTTTAAATTTTCATTACTTGCTCCTTTGATAGTACTTAAAAGATTAAAAAAACTCTGTGGTAAAATTTGTTCTTTTAGCGAATAGTTAAGTTTTGCTTCTAAAAATACACCTGAATTTTTTATTAAAGATGAAAGATTTTTGTTGTTTATTTCTTTAGCAGGTTTGATAAATTCTTCTAAATTTTTAAATATTTTTTCAAATTCAGGAGTTTTAGAAAGTTCTGTTTGAAGTTTTTTAATTTCAT is a genomic window containing:
- a CDS encoding FlhB-like flagellar biosynthesis protein, with the protein product MAKKIKKAVALGYNKEEQNAPKILANAKGENATKIISLAKENGIPIKEDKDLVEVLSKLDLGDEIPPNMYKAVAEIFAFLYKVANEDETKQSPQSS
- a CDS encoding phosphatidylserine decarboxylase is translated as MGFSNSVSKMFGIIAKCKFPKIIQKNINKTYVNAFNINMSEFKPLEEYESLNALFTRTLLKERELENGFISPSDGKILELGSGFQNDLKENLAFSIKGSSYSIEELLKNSASKEELENGIDYVNIYLSPKDYHHYHAPCNMQILSATYMSGALFSVSEAKLAKIINLYTKNERVVLKCLIDGKFTLWMVFVGALNVGKMHFTFDTSIQTNAANFDFTHTYEDLFVKKGQRLGNFELGSTIVLITQKGFLKFSKNAYEQVEFSKKIADFA
- a CDS encoding flagellar hook-length control protein FliK, translated to MITNIPNNQNQFAKNEANKENKNEKTDKKTSLIEGLKNPLISKTVPEAKLPKDYVSKIDQKLQELLNKLLDQIKTNKNTDLPILKNQKDLNFAPNFANEIKKLQTELSKTPEFEKIFKNLEEFIKPAKEINNKNLSSLIKNSGVFLEAKLNYSLKEQILPQSFFNLLSTIKGASNENLKHDISNLDLKNLDTTSTLKELIHILQNHKKNNKASLENTNYKALFKLFDKIENFKNYINKNPNTITQEKLQNLANNFIKDLGKNLTLINKELAKPENIKIQNTHILKELSQNIKNLIIFLKDIKNHKNNSESIQNKTNNFIQNQNIKDNEKNGKPILNKYENSQQEHDKQEIQRNQDKNKEIPKDNKTPQNNNSKEDIKNNPTQNNNSKEIQKDEKHPIKSTDEIKKDDNKTQNSQNVSKPEDIFKNQSNKTLLEDIFKQNVSKNLNFMQNFQEELLDNLNKELGNIGRKLNEILKALDPKNYEAKNSLDDIKNIEKKLEISIKDIGKITQKNTGEINSELQQDLKSTLLQISNLAKNLDNENILNQANRLIVQLEFNQLLSLANNSIHTFLPFFWNDLEKSNVVFKRGKKDKFYAQINLEFEKLGKINVFLSLSNDKYVDINMMIENVNFRKKLYERAHELKKALVKVGLLSSNFFISDIVKSKFHNQEEYNDFNMGFDTRA